GGCTGCCGGGATTGCCGTTTCTGTCGGTATAATAGGTCTTACTGAATATTGCCTCCCGCCATGACTTTAAACGAGCCATTTGGTCGGGCAGCCAGTCATCGTCGAAGAATGCGTCCATGGCTGCCACCGGGTCGCCGATCTCTTTCAGGGTAAGGTATTTTATGGGGCTGCCCCAATCATTCTGCTTATCTGCTTGCATAGAATTTGAGTTTAATGCCTGTCTGTATTGGCAAGCCTATCAAATTTCAAAAGCAGGTGTTTTCTAAACTATTCCTGAATATTCTATCGAAGAATGGCACTGGGATAAATTAGTTTTGCGATAGTCCTTTAAGCCGCAATAGGCAAAAAGGGCATTTTTTACTATATTTGTTTAAGCCTTACGTTTATACCCGATGAGCACAACAGCAGAAAAACCCAACCAAATCCACCATGGCCGCAACGTTAAACGCTTTCGCGAAATGCTGGGGCTGAAGCAGGAAGCGCTTGCTTTCGAGTTGGGCGAAGACTGGAGCCAAAAAAGGGTTTCCCTGCTGGAAGCAAAAGAAACTATCGAGGAAGATATACTTGCACAAGTAGCGGCCATTTTGAAAGTGCCTGTTGAAGCGATTAAAAACTTCGACGAAGAAAAGGCAGTTTACAATATTCAAAATAATTATGACGGCTCAAACAGTGGTGCTACGTCGGTTGCAGTTATGAATTACCATTGTAGTTTCAATCCTATTGAAAAAATCGTTGAACTATACGATGAAAAAATCGTTCTATTAGAGCGTTTGCTTGAAAGCGAACGTGAAAAGCTGGAGATTTACAAGGGTAAGGGCGCTTGATTTGCAACGTAAATAGATAAATTTCTAATAAAGTCTAAAAACTGATCACTTTTCCAAGTGAATTATAATGTCAAGAAAAATCTTTGCAAAATAACCAATGCCCCAAACAGTTAAATGCAGTTGGGGCATTGGAATCATCTTTAGAATTTTAGTTTACTCATTGATAGGCTATCAAGTATTAAAGCCTTCGAGCGATTCAATAAGCGCACGGTAATGTGGTGCAATGGCGGCATACATATTTCTGAATGTATTTGCGTCATCTCTGTTCCAGGTTTGTTGCATTTCCGCCGCAATGCTATTCACGCTTACAGGTATGATACCCGCCTGCTGCCAGCGCTTAACAGCTGTTTCATGCGCCTGGAGGCTTATATCCCCGCAAGCATCGGCCACCGCATATACAGTGTATCCATCATCTAATGCAGATAACGCCGGGAAAGTAGCACAAACACTCGTCCAAATACCGCTAATTACCAAGGTTCTTCTTCCTGTAGCCTTCACTGCGTTAATGAAATCCTGGTTGTTCCAGGCATTGATTTCGAATGCCCGTTCAACCAAAATAGCATCCGGCGCTTCAATCATAATTTCAGGAATTATCGGCCCGCTAGCCCCTGAAGGGTCAATCCCCGTTAAGATCACCGGAGCCTTCACTGTATTAGCAAGCTTAGCAAGGGTGCGTACATTATTCCGGAGTTCCGCTAATGAAACGTGCGTAATCGTCTGTAAAAATCCACTTTGATGATCAATGAAGAGGAAGGCAGCGTCTGTAGGATCTGCAAGATTTGTGAAATTGTAAGATTGTGTTTGTAGCTTGTTCATGATGTTAGTACGTCTATTAAATACTTGTAACTGACCGCTCACAGCTGATTTATAAACAAGCTGCTCACACAATAGGTGAGCAGCTTATCCTTAATACCAAACAGCACATTTAAGCAGCATACATATTATGCGGTTATATGGTTTCTTGAATCAGGTGCTATCAAACGAAACACCTTCACATAATCAATCACCATGCTGGTAGGAAGGTTACGATCGATGGTCATACCCGCCAGATCTCCACCAACCGCGAGATTAAAGTTGATGAAAAACGGCTTGTGGAATTCGTCGGTTCCATTTATACCATCGGCAATGTTTGCCTTAAAGTATTGCTTTCCATCTATATACCAACGTATCTCCTGCGGATCCCACTCCACGGCGTAAATATGATAATCGAAATAATAACCGTCCGGGGAGTTTCCTCGATAAATAGCGTGCCCCTCATTTGCCCATTGTATACCACCTAAAACCTGCCTTTCACGGTTAATGTGCTGCATGATGTCAATTTCACCGCTTTCGGGTATACCCGTACCGTCAGGTGTTTGTCCAAACATGCTGAATTCAGCCGCCAGGCCCAGCGCGTTAGGTACTTTAAGCCGCGCTTCAATACGTCCATAACGTGTAGTGAACTTGTTTGATGTGCTGATTTTTCCTGACATGTATTGTTGCCCATCTGTGGCCTTCTTTTCTGCTGTAAGCACAAGAAACCCATTGCTAACCCTAACGTTGGATTTTGCATATGCCTGCAATTCGTGACGAATGGCCGGACTTCCCGTGCTTATCGTCCATTTCGTAGAATCGAGCCCGTTTTCGAAATCGTCTGCCCAAATTATTTCGTAGCCACCGTTGGCTGCAGTTTTCGTTTGGCGTTCCCTTGAGCCGGCTTCATCTGTCACCTGATGATTGGCAACGTCCTTACGGCAAGAAGATAGCGTGGCGACAGCCATGGCTACTACAGCCATGAGTTTAAGTTTTTGATAATTGATAGTTTGCATATTATAAGATTTAATTACGCCTTACACCTGCAGGTTGTTAGCATGTACAAATGAACAAGTAAGTTCTGGCCGCCCACATCACCATTATCTGGTAATTAATTCCCCTAAAATGTTTAAGTGTACCAAGTTAGCGCATACATTAAACGGGGATGTAACCGACCGCTTTCGGGGATTTAAAAGCCTGTATATTTGACGGTTCTTTGTACTAAAAAAAAATATGAAAGGACTAACATTACAGATGACTATAGATGCGCAAACTGGAGCACAAGGTCAGCCGCAGGCTACTGATATTGGAGCCATATGTAACAAGATAGAGGAAATCCTACAGGATTTTACTTCAGATGAAAAGCCACACAAAATAAACATTAAGATATCCGACAACGAAAGGCCCGAAAAAGGTCAAACCGCCGATTTTCTGGTTGCAGCACACAGCAGGGGTGAAATAACTACCCGAAATTACTGGGTAGAACTTTAGCATTTAGAACATTTATTACGATAAAAGCCGCGGTTAATACCGCGGCTTTTATGCTTTGATAAGAGTAATGCGGCTATTAATTCAGGACCGTTTTGCAGGGCGATAAGCAGGTACTAAATTTTTTACCGCCGGTATAGATTTAAGATAGGCAAACACCGCTTTTACATCATCATTTCGCATGCGGGTATAGTTTTGCCAGGGCATTGGCGGCATAAGTGGACGGCCACCGTCAAGGCCTTTATATTTGCCATGCGTAAGGGCATTTTTAAATTGAGCCTCGGTCCAGTTACCTATGCCGGTTTCGTCGGGTGTAAGGTTGGCTGCAAATGATATTCCCCAGGGCCCTGCCGCTATCGTCATGTCGCCTCCAACTACAACAAAGCCTTTTTTTAATGCATCAGCCGGGAAATCAGGTAAGGGCTGGCTTTCCCGGTACCCCGACAGCATGCGGCCAGGCACCAATTCCGGACCTTTAGGCCCCATTTGCTTCGGCGAATGACAATCATTGCAGCCCATTATCGTGACCAGATATTCGCCTTTTTTTACAATGCTGTCAGGGTAAGCACTCACAGCCGTTTGTTCATTATTGCCCTTTGCGGGTTCGCCACAGGCGTACAGCATGGCTACAACCAGCACTAATGCGGGCACGAACAGATAAATCGTTGTTTTCATATATTTTTATTACTCCGAACTTGACCGGAACGGGTGCAAAATAAGCAGGCTTTCTCCGGCCGGGCAATCCCCGCTTTTTACTAACAATCACCACATTAGGGGATATCTGCATATTAAAAGCCCGCCGATATTTGAAAGCAAAAACTCATGGATCAAAACTTTTGGCTGTTAGGCATTCATCGCAAAATTATTGCCAGCGGTACCGATACAAACGGTACGTATGACCTGGTTGCTGGCTATGTGCCACCTGGTATAAAAACACCTCCGCACATCCATCACCAATATATCGAAACAGAGTATGTTATAAAAGGCGAGTTAAGTATTCAGACCCCTACAGGTACAATACTACTGCAAGCGGGCGAAGGTTATACCATACCTAAAGGAATGCCCCACGCGCTGATAGCTACGGGTGATGAACCTGCTCATATTATCACCGTGTTCGCACCGGCAGGATTTGCCGAAGTAATTCGGGCAGCCGGCTTTGCAGGTACTATACAAGACGGAGCACCGGTCAAAGCGGCTAATATGGAAATATTCAATAGCCTTTCAACTGCTTTAGGCGACGAGACCATTGGTCCTCCGGGATCACCGTTGTAGTTCTTTAATAGGTGTTAAATGAGCTTCATCGGAGTAATAACGGGTCACACCGCTGCATCAACAATGGTGTGGCCTGTTGTCTGGCTAACAGGTACTAGATTAAACGATCTGTTGATTGATGGCCTTCGCCACTGCCTCAGTAAGAGAGGCAACGTGTAATTTTTCATATATTTTTTTGACGTGGCTGCGTACTGTTTCATAGCTGATGTTCATTTCCCCGCCAATCATCTTATAACTTAAACCATTTACAATATGTGTAAGCACCTCTTTTTCTTTCACAGTAAGGTTGTATTCCATGTTAGGTGCCCGCTTAGATTCCTTTGAATTATAAATCATATTAAGCACCTTGCGGGCTACCCACGGTGTCATGGGGGATCCACCTGCTACTGTTTCCCGGATAGCATTGCCAAGATCTTTTAAACAGGTTTTGAGGATGTACCCTGATGCACCCGCTTTCAATGAATCAAATATCCTGTCCTCGTCCTCAAAAACAGTTTGAATGATCACCGAAATGTTCGGCACTTCCTGCCGCAGCATTTTTACTGCTTCTATACCGTTGACGCCTGGCATTTCAATATCCATAAGAACTACATCCGGACGGCATGACAACACTTTTTCTACACAGTTCTTGGCATCTGTAAATGTACCTACCAGTTCAAATTCCGGATCAGTGTTCAGTAAAAGAACAATACTGTTGCGTATATTCTTATTATCATCAAAAATAGCGACCTTGATACTCATGGGCTTTATTATTTTATTGCTTTAAAGGATTTACAACGTATGGTATTGAAACAAATGCAGATGCTCGTTCCGGCACTGCGCCCGGAATCAATTTTAATATCCGCTTTCATATCTTCGGCACGGCTCCATATATTTTTAACTCCATTACCGTTCATCCCCGAATTTTGAATAAGCGCCTGTTCCAAATTGAAGCCAATGCCATCATCGCATATCATCAATTCAACTATCTCACCGTTGCGTAACAGACTAACCATCAGGTGCCGGCATTGTGAGTGTTTTATAGCGTTGTTGATACCTTCCTTAATGATGAGATACAAATTTTTGCGCACCCGCATATCCACGGTGCCGGAAACAATACCCGGATCATACCTTAATTTGAAGTCTATTTTTTTTACAGCACATAGTGGTTCAGCGTACTGCCGTATCCGGTTAAATACACTTTCAATATGATCGTTTCCGGGATTGATGGCCCAAACAATATCGCCCATTTCCGAAACCATTTCATTTGCCGTATTGCTGATGATATTGAGCACCTGGTTTAACTGTGTTTGGTTACCGTGTTCCTGGTGTTTACGGGCTACCTCACTGTAAAGTGAAATACTACTTAAAGTTGCACCAACCTGATCATGAAGGTCCTGGGCAATACCATTTCTTATTGCCTGCTGCTCAAGGAGCACATTTATTCGATAACGATAAATAAGGTAGATCAGTCCGCCGACAAGGAAGATCATCAGTATGAAAAACCAAGATCGCTGCCAGTAAGGCGGTGTAATAATGATAAATATCTCGCTTTGCTTTTCAGTAAAAGATCCCTTCCAGTTGGTTGCCCGTACCTTGAATTTATAATTCCCCCCCTTTAAATTAGCATATTCAGCAATATTCTTTTTTCCGGCTATAACCCAATCCTTGTCAAATCCTTCAAGCATATAGGCGTATTGAAGATTATCACCGCTATATTCAGGCGCTGCATACTCAATGCTGATCTGGTTCTCTGTATAATTAAGTTCCACCTTTTTCTGATAAAGGAACTGGTTAAAAGACTTATTATGCACCCGGAAGTCCGTGAAATAGATCATGGGGTCCGGCCGTATTTTTGCCACTGCCTCTGGCCTGAAGGTGATATAATAATTTACACCTGCCGCATAGAATGTCCCTTGCCTGTCTCTGAAAATATAGCCTGTAACCCCCCCTGTATGTTGCAGGCGAGGAAGATCATAACAACTATAAACCCGAGTCAACGGGTCATACTTATGTATGTGACCGTTACAGAGCATCCACAGGTTATCCTGCTGATCCAGTTGCATTCCTTCGGTAAGGTTACTTGATTCTGACAAATGATAAAATTTATGTCTTCTGTAGCTGTAAAAATTCACCCCTCCACCGAAGGTGCTCACCCATAAGTTACCACTGTAGTCTTCCTGAATGTCAAATACATCATTGCTGCTTAACGTATATCTGTTCTCCGTATCATTCATAAAATAACGAATGGGTTTTTTCCCGCCTTCAAACAAGCCCATACCTGTTTTGAAAGTCGCAAGAAGCAGGTTGCCCTTCCTGTCTTTTATAATTTTACGGATCAGATTATCTGCGATATTGTATCGTTTGAGTATGGTCCTGCCAGAATCTGCCCTGGAAACCCATCTTTGATCATGCAGATCGTAATAGGCAAGAAAATGTCCGTAAGGAGATACCCACAGGACAGGATGATGTTCCAGGGTATCACGTACGATGGACACAATCCTTGAACTGATAAGTTTTTTCATTACCGGATCTTCGTCGGTGTGAGGCAGTGGCCAGAGTTTTAGTTCATACGGATCAAATCGAAAAAGTGTATAGTCGGTGCCGATGTAAAAACGCTGATCAACGTCCATATAAAACTTCGTAACAGCTAAGCGCTGTCCCCTGTATTTCAACGGTAAGTGGGTCAGCTTCCCGGTTTTTTCATGTTTATAATACAAGCCATTGCTGGTTCCAATTAATAGCCGGCCATTGTCTAACTGATAGAAATCATATGTAATTACATCTGTGGCCGCATCAGGTAACTGATATTGTACAAAAGGTTTAAATAGCGGATTATACATACTGATACCATTATTGGTACCCACCCAAAGCACACCTTTGAAGTCCCGGTATACTACGTTAACATGATCGTCAGCAATGCTTCCTTCTTCTGCATCTTCGTGCCGGTAGCGTGTTATGTTTTGTGTGCGTGGTTCATAGCGTACCAGGCCGGTATTCTTTCCGGCCATCCAGATACCGCTATCACCACTGTTTGCGAAAGACACGTAGTCATCGGGCGGTATACTTTTCTGATGAAGTTGCCGGCCGATAACTTGTTCTTCGCCAGTTGCAGCATCCAAGCGATATACTGCCTTGTCCCATGAGCCAAGCCATATGTTGTTGCCTTGATCCTTAAAGATGGTAGTGATTGTAACATGTGGAAGTTTTGCATAAAGGTCATCGTACTTGGGATTGGTATTGACTTCCAAGGTACGGGTATTTATCTTCATCAACCCACCGCCTGCACGACCGATAAGCAAGGTGTCATGGTCAGTCATCGCTAACGCATATACGCAGCGGGTTCCTTTTTTCACCGGTATATCAAAGCGCTCGGTTTTCTTATTAAACCTGACTGTGAAGTGGCTGCTCGTACCAAGCCAAAGATTACCGGAGGCATCCTCAGCAATTTTATTGATCGTATTTTCAGGTATACCGTCAGGGTTGTGCGGATTATGTCGAAATTGCTTGAACTGCCGGGCTGCGGGTAGCCGGTAATCGTATCGGGACATTCCACCATCCTGCGTAGCAATCCAGAGCAGCCCGTCTTTGTCCTCGTAGATGTCACTGATGATGTTTCCGGAAATACAACCTTTGTTATGATGCTGATAACGAAAGCTGACAAAATACTTGCCATCAAAGCGGTTCAGGCCGTCATCTGTCCCAAACCAGAGAAATCCTCTGCGGTCCTGAATAATGCAATTTACTTTACGGTGGGAAAGCCCCTGTTCTACACCGATTTTTTTAAAGAAAATATCCGGCGTTATACCGAAAGCCATCCCCCGGAGTAGGAAGACTATCGAATACAAGGTTATTGTTATGGCAGCTCTGCAATTCATTTCTTTATAACACCCCTGGTTTGGAGGTAAGCTTATCAGCGTGCCTTAGTGCTTTGATAGAAGATGCAACTCACTGATTACAAAACCATTCGCGAAAATACTTAATTATCCTTTGCCTAGCCCCCCATTAACTGCCAATTCATCTCCCCAAATTTGGGGATATGAATTCCCACCTGGATTTATATAATCGATTACGTCCCCTTCTTTTTTAAAGTTGCCTGAAAGGTGAAATTATTTATATCAACGAGGCGATTCGGAAGTGCTGTACTGTTTGTTTGTTTTAATTATTCTTTGAAGTTCTTGTACTGCATTTACAAGTATGGGTAACAGTTGCTCTGTATCTACCCGTTCTATTGTCACACTTCGAAAGTTATTTTTACCTGAAGGCACCATTTTAGTTTCTGTTATCATAAGTGACGGACATACACGCTTGATCTCGTCATTTAAAAAGCTCAACCTGTTAAAGCAGCGTTTAGTGTAATTTCCTGACGAAGATTCATGGTTATGAATCACTACAGGATGGATTTTTTCGATAATGGCCAGGCCATCGTAAACCGGGCTTACAATGTGACTGGTCGTGTCTTTTACGGATTGGGCATGGGCCCACTGAAAGGTCAACAGCCCTACAAGTATTGAGGCCTTAAATACTTTTAATTTCATATTGTTAATAATTGCGTACCGGATTTAATGATGATACCTGCTTCAATGTTATTAGTTAATTAATTGCCCGGTTTGCGTGGCAAAAATACCCTGCCATTTGTTGAGAAAACATAACCAAAACTGTGCGTATTACTACCGTTTAAGGTGATGCAGGGCGCTGCACTGAAACCTATAAAAAGCCAAATTATACCAGCATGATGCCCGCTGTTGGTGAGTGTAACAACAAAAGAGGTAATAGTAGAGCATAAAGTGAGCCGGTAAGTTTGCCTGTATTCACAGCCGGTTGCCTTTTTGTATAACGGGCTTAAAAGAAAACGACTTATGCGCATTCCCTCTCCAACCACGCTTACCTTTTTACTTTCACTCACGTTGATTGCTGCCTTTTTCCTTTTACTCACAGTATTTGTCAGGGATCATCCGTTAAATTCACTTGACCTTTGGGTGACGCGGATTATCCAACACAGAACCTCCGTTTTTTTTGACCAAGTTATGAGTTGCATCAGTTTTAATGGTCGCACATTACCCTTTATAGTTCTTGTAGCGTTAACCGCTTTAGTTTATTACTGCCATGGCTACCGGTTTGAATCGGTCTTGATGTTATTTCCCCTTGTGGGTGGTTTAGTCGCTTCACTTATCAAACTATGGATATATCGTTTACGTCCGCAAAGCGAATACGCGCGGATACTGATAGAAAACGGTTCGGCGAGTTATCCCAGCAGTACAGTAGTAATGGTTATACTCTTTTTTGGCTTCAATATTTTCCTTACTTGCTACCTGTCACGCATGAGCTTTCTCACTAAGTCAACAGTCTGGTTGGTTGGCATATTCATGATTTTGACCGTACCAATAGCACGAATATATGTGGGTGCACATTGGTTCACCGATGTTGTAGGGGGTGCAGTGCTTGGCTTGTTATTGCTTTTACCGGTATGTTTCTTCTACCATAAGTGCCGTGCTATAAAACCCTGCAAATAACTTTACTAAAGAGCTTATAAAGAAAGATACAGGAAACAAGATAATACTATTTGTAGGGCGGAGCGCACAAACTATTCGAAGCACTTTGCTGGTTGTTGGATGTATAGTGTATCATCATGCAATTAACATTCAAAAAGAAACGACTACCTGCGGAGTGAACGTATGAAGTTTATGGTTGCCGTACATTCCGGCCCTTCATATACTAGCGGCACTTTGTTTCGCATTATGCTGACTATATACAAACCTGGTTATACCTGGCCCGGGCTGTTACTTGAACTAGATGGGTTAGCTGTATGCTATCTCTGGGGAGTAAAAAATAATCGTTATTGCCCTTGACTGCTATTATTATGGCGATTGACCGATTATTTAATTACGAAACGCGGGGATACATTACACGTATTAGGTGATTTTTTCACAAGCTTAGGAGGGGCACTTTTGCTTCATAATTAAATTCATATGAAGTCAATATCTAAAAAAACAATGATGATTGCAGCTTGTGCATTTATGCTGGCAGGTTGCGACAAGGAAAACGATGATGCTCAGTCTCCGGGCAAAGACATGGATGTAGCTATAGAAGTAACATCTGCTTCGGGAGATAGTGCGGCCATAATAGGTAAGATAAACCAATTCCGTGAACATGCGGGCAATCCGTTAAATAGTACTCCGATAACAAACGGCGGGCGCCGCGAAATCAATTGGGATGGCGTACCTGCTGATTTTACCAGCCCAAAAGCGTTTCCGGCTACTTTTTTTAACGCTACCGAGAAGGATGCACCCGACGGTAGAAAACGCGGCCTGATATACCAACCTGCAAATACCTCACTACTTGTTAGCGAAACAAACTTTGCTGAAATAGATACCACTTTCAAAAGTCAGTTCAAGGCGTTCAGTAAGGCAAAACTATTTTCTCCAAAAGGCACCAACGTAAGCGAGATAATTTTCATGCTTCCGGGTACTAACACGCCGGCGTATGTAACTTCGTTCGGGGTCATCTTTGCCGATGTGGATCATGCGGAGTCGACCTACATTGATGCTTACCAGGACGACAAATTACTTGGCCGCTACAAGGCATCGGTAGCCAATAAAGGTTTTTCATTTGTGGGGTTACACACTCATAAATATAAAATCACCCGTATAAAGATCACCTCAGGCAATACCGCCCTCGCACCAAACATACAGGATGGCCCCCAAAAAGACCTTGTAGTACTGGATGATTTGATTTACAGCGAACCAGTAGCGTTAAAGAAATAAACTTTTAATTATTTGATAATGAATAAGCGATTTTTAAAACAACTCAAAACCCTTACAATGGGCAGCGCCTTGCTGCTTTTAGCAGCGTGCAGCAAAGATGATAATTCGAATCAAACACCTGCAACCAGCATAAGCTATGGCAGTTTTGTTAAGGTAGGCAATGGCCAGGCGCGATCATATATTGTAAAAAATGCTGATGGCAGCCCGGCCGAGATCGGCTTTAACTTTACCGAAGATGCACTGAGCGGCTTACCTGAGCATAACACGGCTTACGTACTCCCTATGCCCGCCGATAATAAGTCTATTATTAACCATATATCTTTTGATTATACCGTTCATGGGCATGGCCCAGAGGGTGTTTATAATGTACCGCATTTTGACGTGCATTATTACATGATATCCGAAAGCGAAAAAGACGCTATAGGCACTAGCGAAACCGACCCTAAGATTGATATATTGCCTGCAGCTCAATTTATACCTAAGAACTACATACCCGGCGCCAATGAACCAAAGATGGGCAAACATTGGGCAGATACCACCGCCGCTGAATTTCATGGAAAGAAGTTCGAAAAAACGTT
This Mucilaginibacter defluvii DNA region includes the following protein-coding sequences:
- a CDS encoding sensor histidine kinase gives rise to the protein MAFGITPDIFFKKIGVEQGLSHRKVNCIIQDRRGFLWFGTDDGLNRFDGKYFVSFRYQHHNKGCISGNIISDIYEDKDGLLWIATQDGGMSRYDYRLPAARQFKQFRHNPHNPDGIPENTINKIAEDASGNLWLGTSSHFTVRFNKKTERFDIPVKKGTRCVYALAMTDHDTLLIGRAGGGLMKINTRTLEVNTNPKYDDLYAKLPHVTITTIFKDQGNNIWLGSWDKAVYRLDAATGEEQVIGRQLHQKSIPPDDYVSFANSGDSGIWMAGKNTGLVRYEPRTQNITRYRHEDAEEGSIADDHVNVVYRDFKGVLWVGTNNGISMYNPLFKPFVQYQLPDAATDVITYDFYQLDNGRLLIGTSNGLYYKHEKTGKLTHLPLKYRGQRLAVTKFYMDVDQRFYIGTDYTLFRFDPYELKLWPLPHTDEDPVMKKLISSRIVSIVRDTLEHHPVLWVSPYGHFLAYYDLHDQRWVSRADSGRTILKRYNIADNLIRKIIKDRKGNLLLATFKTGMGLFEGGKKPIRYFMNDTENRYTLSSNDVFDIQEDYSGNLWVSTFGGGVNFYSYRRHKFYHLSESSNLTEGMQLDQQDNLWMLCNGHIHKYDPLTRVYSCYDLPRLQHTGGVTGYIFRDRQGTFYAAGVNYYITFRPEAVAKIRPDPMIYFTDFRVHNKSFNQFLYQKKVELNYTENQISIEYAAPEYSGDNLQYAYMLEGFDKDWVIAGKKNIAEYANLKGGNYKFKVRATNWKGSFTEKQSEIFIIITPPYWQRSWFFILMIFLVGGLIYLIYRYRINVLLEQQAIRNGIAQDLHDQVGATLSSISLYSEVARKHQEHGNQTQLNQVLNIISNTANEMVSEMGDIVWAINPGNDHIESVFNRIRQYAEPLCAVKKIDFKLRYDPGIVSGTVDMRVRKNLYLIIKEGINNAIKHSQCRHLMVSLLRNGEIVELMICDDGIGFNLEQALIQNSGMNGNGVKNIWSRAEDMKADIKIDSGRSAGTSICICFNTIRCKSFKAIK
- a CDS encoding DUF5602 domain-containing protein, which gives rise to MNKRFLKQLKTLTMGSALLLLAACSKDDNSNQTPATSISYGSFVKVGNGQARSYIVKNADGSPAEIGFNFTEDALSGLPEHNTAYVLPMPADNKSIINHISFDYTVHGHGPEGVYNVPHFDVHYYMISESEKDAIGTSETDPKIDILPAAQFIPKNYIPGANEPKMGKHWADTTAAEFHGKKFEKTFIYGSYNGKFIFLEPMIALDYLKTKPNVTLPIAQGAKIQQIALVPQQYAIEWQKDRREYTISLNDLKLRQQ
- a CDS encoding cupin domain-containing protein translates to MDQNFWLLGIHRKIIASGTDTNGTYDLVAGYVPPGIKTPPHIHHQYIETEYVIKGELSIQTPTGTILLQAGEGYTIPKGMPHALIATGDEPAHIITVFAPAGFAEVIRAAGFAGTIQDGAPVKAANMEIFNSLSTALGDETIGPPGSPL
- a CDS encoding response regulator transcription factor — translated: MSIKVAIFDDNKNIRNSIVLLLNTDPEFELVGTFTDAKNCVEKVLSCRPDVVLMDIEMPGVNGIEAVKMLRQEVPNISVIIQTVFEDEDRIFDSLKAGASGYILKTCLKDLGNAIRETVAGGSPMTPWVARKVLNMIYNSKESKRAPNMEYNLTVKEKEVLTHIVNGLSYKMIGGEMNISYETVRSHVKKIYEKLHVASLTEAVAKAINQQIV
- a CDS encoding glycoside hydrolase family 16 protein, with the protein product MQTINYQKLKLMAVVAMAVATLSSCRKDVANHQVTDEAGSRERQTKTAANGGYEIIWADDFENGLDSTKWTISTGSPAIRHELQAYAKSNVRVSNGFLVLTAEKKATDGQQYMSGKISTSNKFTTRYGRIEARLKVPNALGLAAEFSMFGQTPDGTGIPESGEIDIMQHINRERQVLGGIQWANEGHAIYRGNSPDGYYFDYHIYAVEWDPQEIRWYIDGKQYFKANIADGINGTDEFHKPFFINFNLAVGGDLAGMTIDRNLPTSMVIDYVKVFRLIAPDSRNHITA
- a CDS encoding helix-turn-helix transcriptional regulator, whose product is MSTTAEKPNQIHHGRNVKRFREMLGLKQEALAFELGEDWSQKRVSLLEAKETIEEDILAQVAAILKVPVEAIKNFDEEKAVYNIQNNYDGSNSGATSVAVMNYHCSFNPIEKIVELYDEKIVLLERLLESEREKLEIYKGKGA
- a CDS encoding phosphatase PAP2 family protein, with product MLFPLVGGLVASLIKLWIYRLRPQSEYARILIENGSASYPSSTVVMVILFFGFNIFLTCYLSRMSFLTKSTVWLVGIFMILTVPIARIYVGAHWFTDVVGGAVLGLLLLLPVCFFYHKCRAIKPCK
- a CDS encoding c-type cytochrome — encoded protein: MKTTIYLFVPALVLVVAMLYACGEPAKGNNEQTAVSAYPDSIVKKGEYLVTIMGCNDCHSPKQMGPKGPELVPGRMLSGYRESQPLPDFPADALKKGFVVVGGDMTIAAGPWGISFAANLTPDETGIGNWTEAQFKNALTHGKYKGLDGGRPLMPPMPWQNYTRMRNDDVKAVFAYLKSIPAVKNLVPAYRPAKRS
- a CDS encoding isochorismatase family protein, with protein sequence MNKLQTQSYNFTNLADPTDAAFLFIDHQSGFLQTITHVSLAELRNNVRTLAKLANTVKAPVILTGIDPSGASGPIIPEIMIEAPDAILVERAFEINAWNNQDFINAVKATGRRTLVISGIWTSVCATFPALSALDDGYTVYAVADACGDISLQAHETAVKRWQQAGIIPVSVNSIAAEMQQTWNRDDANTFRNMYAAIAPHYRALIESLEGFNT